Proteins found in one Zea mays cultivar B73 chromosome 1, Zm-B73-REFERENCE-NAM-5.0, whole genome shotgun sequence genomic segment:
- the LOC103643462 gene encoding long-chain-alcohol oxidase FAO1 translates to MATGRRGSPLLRRCKREGYTHGLRPPQMEALRAMCGALIPSLPVEGLHVQPQPGRGKDDLDRFFRASAADGAIPDEVAEMVTRCVWEGVLLMRIVLWVLSTRIGTLALCGRLCFSAGKSSFPYACRFADMPVERRERVLQRWSGARWLFPLKITFVIAKLLSHYAFYTMVNENSDNPSWKAIGYSVPVPAAAADVDRLRPRELGPAEAEAPSPRPLDSGVVETRSLNDATLLKSLTERGVAVKAGVSGAHHTVQCDVVIVGSGCGGGVAAAVLAAAGRKVVVVEKGDYFTAESYTSVEGPSMERLYEKGGIFCTSNVTTIMFAGTTVGGGSAINWSASVRTPEWVTQEWAREHGLPMFGRPEYAHAMDAVCARLAVTGGCREEGFQNKVLRRGCEALGLRGDAVPRNSSEGHFCGSCHLGCPTGDKRGTDTTWLVDAVARGAVVLTGCKAERFVLESNPGGRDGRSNRCVGLVATCMSDGITKKLRIEAKVSVSACGALMTPPLLRNSGLQNSHVGRNLHLHPVSMAWGYFPDSTPEAELSGKCYEGGIITTMRRVTARTIIQTPALGPGCWASLVPWESGRDMKERMLRYARTAHAFALVRDRGAGHVDGEGRVRYTPSREDVDELRNGLRQTLRILVAAGAAEVGTHRSDGLRLRCDGLRDEDLEAFLKQVTVEKGPMVPGHDKWALHCSAHQMGSCRMGSSPKHGAVDGRGESWEAEGLYVCDGSLLPTAVGVNPMITIQSTAYCVSKGIAESLARDNK, encoded by the exons ATGGCAACGGGGAGGAGGGGAAGCCCGCTGCTGCGGAGGTGCAAGCGCGAGGGGTACACGCACGGGCTGCGCCCGCCGCAGATGGAGGCGCTCCGGGCCATGTGCGGCGCGCTCATCCCGTCCCTACCCGTGGAGGGCCTCCACGTCCAGCCTCAGCCCGGCCGTGGCAAGGACGACCTCGACCGGTTCTTCCGCGCGTCCGCCGCCGACGGCGCCATCCCTGACGAG GTCGCGGAGATGGTGACCCGATGCGTATGGGAGGGAGTGCTGCTCATGAGGATTGTCCTGTGGGTCCTGAGCACCAGGATTGGCACGCTGGCGCTGTGCGGGCGGCTGTGCTTCTCCGCCGGCAAGTCGTCGTTCCCGTACGCCTGCAGGTTCGCGGACATGCCGGTGGAGCGGAGAGAGCGGGTGCTGCAGCGGTGGAGCGGCGCGCGGTGGCTGTTCCCCCTCAAGATCACCTTCGTCATCGCCAAGCTCCTGTCCCACTACGCGTTCTACACAATG GTAAACGAGAACTCGGACAACCCGTCCTGGAAAGCAATAGGATACAGCGTGCCcgtgccggcggcggcggcggacgtGGACAGGCTACGGCCACGGGAATTAGGTCCAGCGGAGGCAGAGGCGCCGTCACCGCGGCCACTGGACAGCGGCGTCGTGGAGACCAGATCCCTGAACGACGCCACGCTGCTCAAGTCACTGACGGAGAGAGGAGTGGCGGTGAAAGCGGGCGTGTCGGGCGCGCACCACACCGTGCAATGCGACGTCGTCATCGTCGGGTCAGGCTGCGGAGGCGGCGTGGCCGCCGCCGTGCTGGCGGCGGCGGGGCGCAAGGTCGTCGTCGTTGAGAAGGGGGACTACTTCACAGCCGAGAGCTACACCTCCGTGGAGGGCCCGTCCATGGAGCGCCTCTACGAGAAGGGGGGCATCTTCTGCACGTCCAACGTGACGACCATCATGTTCGCGGGCACGACGGTCGGCGGCGGCTCTGCCATCAACTGGTCCGCCAGTGTCCGCACGCCGGAGTGGGTCACGCAGGAGTGGGCGCGCGAGCATGGGCTCCCCATGTTCGGGAGGCCGGAGTACGCGCACGCCATGGACGCGGTTTGCGCCAGGCTCGCCGTCACCGGCGGGTGCCGGGAGGAAGGGTTCCAGAACAAGGTGCTCCGCCGCGGCTGCGAGGCGCTTGGGCTGCGTGGCGACGCCGTGCCGCGCAACTCGTCGGAGGGCCACTTCTGCGGTAGCTGCCACCTGGGCTGCCCCACCGGCGACAAGCGCGGCACCGACACGACGTGGCTCGTCGACGCCGTCGCGCGCGGCGCGGTCGTACTCACAGGTTGCAAGGCCGAGCGTTTTGTGCTGGAGAGCAACCCAGGCGGCAGGGACGGCCGGAGCAACAGGTGCGTGGGCCTGGTGGCGACGTGCATGAGCGACGGCATCACCAAGAAGCTGCGCATCGAGGCCAAGGTTTCCGTCTCGGCGTGTGGCGCGCTCATGACGCCGCCTCTGCTCCGCAACAGCGGGCTCCAGAACAGCCACGTCGGCCGCAACCTTCACCTGCACCCGGTGTCTATGGCGTGGGGCTACTTTCCGGACAGCACGCCGGAGGCAGAGCTCAGTGGCAAGTGCTACGAGGGTGGCATCATCACGACCATGCGTCGCGTCACCGCGCGCACCATCATCCAGACGCCGGCGCTGGGGCCAGGATGCTGGGCTTCGCTGGTCCCCTGGGAGTCGGGCCGCGACATGAAGGAGCGCATGCTCCGCTACGCGCGCACCGCGCACGCCTTCGCCCTGGTCCGTGACCGCGGCGCGGGGCACGTCGACGGCGAGGGCCGCGTGCGCTACACCCCGAGCCGGGAGGACGTGGACGAGCTCCGCAACGGGCTGCGCCAGACGCTGCGCATCCTGGTggccgccggagcggccgaggtcGGCACCCACCGCAGCGACGGGCTCCGGCTGCGGTGCGACGGCCTCCGCGACGAGGACCTGGAGGCGTTCCTGAAGCAGGTGACCGTAGAGAAAGGTCCCATGGTCCCGGGGCATGACAAGTGGGCGCTCCATTGCTCGGCGCACCAGATGGGCAGCTGCCGGATGGGGTCCAGCCCGAAACACGGCGCCGTGGACGGCCGCGGCGAGAGCTGGGAGGCGGAGGGGCTGTACGTGTGCGATGGCAGCCTGCTGCCCACGGCGGTGGGCGTCAACCCCATGATCACCATACAGTCCACCGCGTACTGCGTCTCCAAGGGCATCGCGGAGTCTCTGGCGCGTGACAATAAATAG